CACTGATCAGATTGGCATGAGAGCACCAAAATAAGCACATTTCATCATGACCACATTTGTGGCTAAGATCCTACTGCGAATTATAAACTGCATATACAACACtgcttgtgtatttgtgtgtgaaatgtatttatgtgcTCAGTACTGGATTCTTATGAATGTGTATTGCCCTTGAGAGTGAGAAAAGCGATCCCCCATTCACTTGTGACTTAAGTACGGCATGAAAGTTGTATTGTGGTGCCATTCCAGATAAATGAATGTGTATTCCTCCCAACCGTCTGGTGCAGGAACAGGGAGGTCCTGTACGCATTTCACACCTATTCACATAGTCCTTCCTCTTCCATTGAAAATTCAAACCTTTAGTAAACAAAAGGCCTAAATGAATTACTGACCTGCAaaacctaacccccccccccccccccccccccctatcagACAGAACAGTGAACATAGGAAGAACACTGAGTATCTTGCACATATAAATACTAGGGTCCTTGTCTTTTCAAGGAGGTGAGACTATTTTCAGTTATATTGCAGCATTGAAACTGCATGCAATTGTTAATATATGCTAGATTTATTGCCATTGGCAACCACCGGCAAGTgttaacacactcactcaggtGTGCTATACTTGCAAAAGAAGGCTTGCATTGAAAACAGgcatgaatacatttggggatatattacttgtaaaaaaaaaaaaaaaaaagaattctctGACAAATTGTGTTtgcataaaataatataatcttCAATTTTTCAACATAGTATAGCTTATTACCTGCTcaatattatttctttttatgaGCCTGCATTCTTTAAATAATATTCTCCAAGTACTAATACTAAGTAATAGAATGAATGTATTAATAATGTAGggtaaaattcacagaacaaaagatctccctcctaaaagcatgttAAACAATGACAAGTCAAAACCAGACTcaaccttgatgagcaggctggttcctccaaaactctcgacgatgtatgctaaaagtggatcaatatatccatataaaagtatgatatgtacgctgtatagtttcaaactgattaactgctaaattgtgctagaattacacagtgaaccCATATGTAACCGGAGTTTAATAAAGCAGCTAGCTGTGTAGTCAAGGACACAGagcgagatatgactgtacagctgatttcttcgggactcgatgttttatgccagaagtgtatctatatgcaagtgacttataatcactatatcccatgtacgctgcttgttatcaaatcaaatgaacctagaacattaattatagctgagcttatgaaaacgcaagaacccacagtgaaaactgttgaaatgagtgcaaagaatgcaacgtacatttactcacttagaagagaataattaatcaaatgtttagtatgtctgtatattagaagtgaatattaatcaaatgtttagtatgtctgtatattttcaatgatttactgctcaTAAGATCTTGACAgaaaagtgacccatatgtGGAAAGATACAGTGTggcgtgtatggatgacgtgtgtgttagaggtggggcatccagaactttatgagatCTTGTAGTTTCccactctgccaagagcaggtgcggggtgaagtgaggacagggggcgtcctgaactttgtacagagctggcagagcataaggacctttggcgatttgccacaatgacattgtgggaggagttgtgggaggagttaagataagaacaatatgggtgatttgccagaatgaggttggAGGTGGagttgtaggaggagtaactgtgtataaaatgggtgtaaaaatggcagtccgggtccatgtttttggtccggctttatgcactttATGCTAAATAAAGTCAGATTTTCCTGaacagcttgctgccgtggtgtcttttcccctgtgaagatgtttttcgacaaattggagatttggactctgtcgtttcctagacacgacaataaGATGTACTGTACATCTCTGCAAACAAAGTAGATGTCTTCTTTAAACTATACAGTCGTTACTGATTTGTATGTCACTAATAGCATGTGTACTAACACTGTACTGACACAATCTAgatcaaattcatatttttagaTGCatgtgaataatttattttttttaaaatttcactGATGAAAAGGCCATCAGTGCAGGTGGAGTGCAATTGATGCCAAGAACAACACAACCTTTTGAAGTTGAATAGCCCTATTTTACCTCATAGTTTTTAAGGCTTATAAAAAAGCATGTACCCAACAACCAGCAGGGGGCATTAGAGCTGTTTCATATTCCCTtcggcagggctgcccaaccccgtTACTGGAGATCTAACATCCTGTAAGGTTTTGCTTTTTAATGaggttccaaacagtttgtttcggtaagccttttttaaatcttttttatttctcataatggcttccttgactgtcattggcacaactcaggTCCTCATGTTAACAAATGCAATAACATACTCTAAAGgaaatcaaaagccaagaatcaagactagattctGAAAGCTTTCTGATACctacactaaggaagcaattgaatttACCTGTCTAATCAGAAAGAGCTCAGAATTTAACTGTCCAATGagatttggtcccctaaaatggaaggACTTtgtataaaatgaaatgtgattcctacatggatcacccaatattgaTGCAAATAACCTGAAATTATGGGTGACAGTCTGCTGTCTGCAAtttgctggagcacagagccaaaatcaCATAAATTGgaccactgtcaaaatacttatggactgcacagtATGATTTCAGAAACCCTGTTACACTAAATTGTTCAATTTGAATGTGTTTAACAGACATAGTTTTTTTCTTACATAAATCTATACAGGTCAATTTTGACCCATTACACATATGTTATTATGGTTAATAATGCAAacttctaaaaaataaaaaaataaaatactacaaGCAGTTTATACTAGAAAAGTGTTTTCTAATATTAGTCTGTTATAGTCAGATAACATAATTACCCCTTGTCTTCACTATACAAATTAATAATTAGTGAATTTAGAGGCAATGGTAGGCCTTTACAGAAAATGTTGCCTTGTTATAGGTCGTGCCTTGGCTGTGTCTCCCTCCAATAATTCAGTGGGGAACCTGCTAGCACACCTGTGCTCCAAAATCCAAAGCCAGTCTCCTGCCTTTTACCCCTGTAATTGGTGGGCCAGGCCCCTGCAGTTTCTGATGCAGTGAGCAGGGGCAGATCAAAGAACAGTCTGACTGGCCAGGGGGATTGCTATTGAGCAGTGGGGCTTGCCAGCCAATCAGCCGTGATGAATAGCTGATGATTCTGTGCCAACTGAAGCCCTCCCTCCCGGTTAACACAATGGACAAAACTGCAATGCCTCGACAACACAAAGATACCTGGGGAAGGAACTGTCAGGGTTCAATCTGTCCTGTAGGACACATCAACATATTAACAACATATGGTTCAGCCAGATAAGCTACTGTTTTAATTTATAGAAGAGGTGACTGAACTAATTCATGACCTGTTGCTTTTTATCCACTCTGTTGCTTAAACTGATCTCTGGTATATATAccaaatattattatatagtttttatgttttactcatttgtttaaatatattgtatttatttacactTGTATTTAGATTATTGTGAGGTTAGCATGTTTTAATGGCTGCTTCAATTATTGTTGATAGTGAATGATTGTGGAAAAGTACAATGGTGGCATAACATAAACAGTCCTGTATAAAAGTGTTTGGGGCATTACTCAACAGTTGAATCTCTGCGCTAAGACGAAATGCGCTTCAGTTCCAGGCCTGAGTTCAGTTGACGGTGACAGATGTCAGCTGGTTGAGGCGGGGAACATGTTGATATTATTTCTGTTAGGTGTGTAATGCCTATTTAAAGCTGGCAGCTCCAGTGTCTCTGCTGGAAGAGTGAGCCATACAtcatgtgatgtcacttccccaCAACATTCTATCTTTGTGCCACAAGGGCTCAGGTCCTCATGTTGCCACAACATTGGGTCCAGTGTTTTCAAAATGTACCCAGTGATTATGATTCACAGATCAACTTCATCACCATTTATACCTCATGTTATCCCCGTGTGTTTTATGAAAAGTGATTCAAGTCACGTCCCTGCTTACACCATGCAAATGTCTACATCTGATCTGATTCACGCCAAAATTTTCTTGCCAACATTTTGACGTTTTTCAGTCAATTATATTTTACAAGTGCTAACATGTATTCACATTCAGATATAATATATTACCCAAGATACAGTTAAAAATTCATAAAGCATGACTATATCATGACATATTCAGgctttgaaatgtattatttttttccagtggAAGGCCATTTATTGAAGCTGTAGATCTAAAACGTTGTGAAGGTGCAAGccattcaatatttatttgatcGTCTTAGGCAATTGGGACAAACTAaatttttcagaataaaactACATTATTGATTTAACTATCCAAGAATAATTGTTAATAATTAAGTTGTCTATGAAAAACAGGGACTGGAAACAGCAGCTGAAGTCAGGATGAGAATTTGTCTTTTGAAGTAAGTTAAAAGCAATTCAGATTGAATCACCACTCAACGGTCATGATTCAAATCATCGGTGAGTCATTCATTCCTATGTGGCATCTGAGACCTTCGGGGGAAGGAATACCATTAGTAAGCAGTGAGTTCAGAGTCCAGCGACTAACCGACCCGTTTAAGTAAGGAATAATACAGTTCTGGGCAAAGGGAGAagcaaataattatataaatgtaaaaacacgTGTATTCCAATttcaattacacacacaaaaaaatgcctTTCAAAATTCACCTCAGTGACTGCAGTGTTCATATATTTCTAAGATACAAATCCGATAAAAGCATCAAAGCCCAGAAGTAAATTCACTTCATGATGAGTAATTTGACATTTGTTGGGAGCTGGAACTGTAATTTGACTCAAATAAATAGCCAGAAAGTGCACACTTCCTCGTGTATTGTGACTGGTTTCAGCTGTTGCCAGATTCTCCAGAACATGTACTGCTTGAATACACTCCAGAACATGTACTGCATTACTTCGAGAATAGCCTACAGCTACTGGCACATACAATTATTTATGCTATATAAATTAGAATAATAACTTTATAATTTGAGTCATACCATGTACCGTTTTCTTTAAGACAACATGTGGTTGCGTTACGTATCTATCGAATCGGAATGGAAAAATAGTCAACTTTAAACATATTCCAAcgaattaaaatactaaaactAAAACAGAATTATGAAGCCAATAAAATCATTTGAAAGGCGGGACTTCCTTATTCTTGCACGCCAGTAATGTTAGTTTGTCTGTTTCGTTTTCAAACGCGTTTACATTCTTTCCGTCTTGGCGAAACTCGACCATTCCAAAAACTTGATATTTGTCATATCGAGGTCTAGTTCCTAAAGGGTAACGAGACACATAGAATATTTTGCATACCTCGGCACCTTAGGCGCCGGAGTACTCCGTTATAACTGGGTCTGAAGGGGCGCAGGGTCCGATTACATTGTTCAGCTCTATAATTAGGAGAGCTCATCGCTGACGCAAGATGGCTAAAGTtggagcatgtgtgtgacaaCGGGAATTACGCTCGGATCTGTGGAAACATACTTTACGGCAGCGACGTTTGTAGATGGCAGTGGATAGTCTATTTTTAACCACTGTTATCATCCCGTTGTGTTACTCGGGACACTGGAGTTTTATATAAAGGGTGGCCCTTGAAGATGCAGCTGTACAGTAGTATGTTGACACATTACCCGGGCTCTTCGCGTAAAGTTTCGATTTCCATCGCCTGTGTGAACAATAACTTGCCCGGGACTGCGGCGACTAACATCCTCTTGGTAAATAGGACCGACGGTCAAAGTTCTACAGTGCGCATCGAGGACTCATTAAGCAAGGCGTCTGCTACAAACATGCCTGCCCTTTCGTGTTATGAAGCTGTCTCTACGAAGCCGACGTGCTATACATCCACCGCGGAGATCATCGTTACTCGACCCAGTGGAGTGGAAAGGTCCGTTCCAATTCACATCGTAAAGGAATCCAGAAACAAATGGGTTCCTTCTGTAACCTATTTTCAAGGATCTCCTTGCCCGGTCCGTGATGGGGAGAATTCCTTCAACTCGGATGCGGGGCTGATAGAAGATATAATGGATCACATGCAGAGTGGGGTGGATGTATTTGATGAATATCAGAAAGTTTTGGAAAACAACTTGATAAACACTGACAGGAAATCGGACGGAAAGTGTTACAGTAAATACGATGTGATGGGTTCAGAAAGTGAGCTGTGTCAGAGAGACTCTTACAAAAGCGACTGCAGAAATACTCCAGAGATATTGGAAGTTAAGGTGAACCACATTGTGCGTGGGTCTCCCGAAGTCACTGATTCTAGAAACAACAGAATTGAGCAACAAGAACCTCAAAGGAGCATCGAAGAAAATAGGCAAACACAAGAAACACCAGTTCCTAACCTGTACAGTTTGCAGAAGACCTCCCAAAGTGCCACAGAAAACAGGACCGAAATAAACGTGAGAGTGACACATTATTTAGCCGAAGTGGAGAAACAGAATAAGTATCTCCAAGAGAGAAGTAAGTACAGGTTTCATATAATACCCGATGGCAATTGCTTGTACAGGGCGGTGTGTAAAGCTGTTTATGGGGACCAAGCTATGCACAAGGAGTTACGCGAGCAGACACTGCACCATATCGCAGATCACCTGGACGAGTTCAACCCCATTATCGAAGGCGACGTCGGGGAGTTTCTTATCAACGCTGCCCAGGACGGCGCTTGGGCTGGTTACCCTGAACTGCTAGCTATGAGTCAAATGctgaacataaacatacacCTAACTACAGGCGGAAGCTTGGAAAGTCCAACGGTCTCCACCATGGTGCATTACTTGGGCGAGGAGGACACTTCCAAGGCTAGCATCTGGTTAAGTTGGCTTAGCAACGGCCACTACGACGTTTTATTCGACAGATGTTTGGCGAATCCTGAGTATGAGAGCTGGTGCCGACAGTCGCAGGTGCAAAGAAGACGGGACGAGGAACTTGCCAAATCAATGGCTGCGTCGTTGTCCAAAATGTACATTGAACAAAACGGTTCATCTTAAGAACGTACGGATTTTGTAAATGTACTGCACATGTTTCGACACCAAGTCGAACGCACTTTATCACTCTGTAACTTTAGTAGGCCTACCATtgccttaatttatttttccaagttgagatttatgtttttataattaaaaaatgtgtggagGCTACAGCAGGTTGCAGTGCACCTGATGAAATTTGATATTTGTATGACATGGATATATGATCAGAAGTGCTGACAGTGTTTTCTTTGAAATGGATTAcacaagtttgttttttatcCATTTACTGTGTATTAAGATATTATGCCTTGCTTTAATATGTTGCTGGATTAGCCAGTAATTGCAACCAAGTATAGGTATTTTTGTCCTATTACTGTTTGTATACAGAACAGGATGCCAAGCACTTActattttggaaaacatacaTGTTGTTACAACACTTACCAATTAAgtttttggctgttttttgttttcttctgtttttaacTTTTTGTATGGAGACTGCTACTTGCATTTAGAAGTTGTGGTTGATTTTGATATGTTCAGCCTCTTTTCCATTGTGGCTTACTTTGTGTTGAAATGCATATATAGTACTGAAAGATGGTGTTAATGTTTGTATTgcataactgaaataaaatgaaaataattttaaaggAAAATTAAAAGATTTGTGTGCATGAAATTTTGAGtctttttgaggttttcatacAAAATAACAATCAAAATATCAATCCACACGTAGCTAACTCTTAAACATACTAGCAGTAGACCTACAATGGTTAATACAATAAAGTCTGGTAATCCGAAGGTGTGCCAAATATatgaatattgttttattttttaccattcGTCAAACCAGGCCGGTCtgtgtgctgctttttgttccagGAAATTACCtcagttttctgacagctctataaactactCTGGTTCACTCCTCTACTTGGGCACAATAAAATCTTTAGGGTACACTTTtagtctgtggctgtagctggcGGAGCAGAAGTTGACACAATCTTGAGACAGATCGGCCCTTTTGCACCCCTACTTTAAACCATCGCTCAACTTCCTGAAACAGCCTTATTTTCCTTTTGTCCAGCAAAGGCCAGGATTAAATCTTACAGTGTcacagcttgtctttaagtgACATGCTATATCAATAAAATGTCAATTAATATAatgaagaaacaaagaaaacaatctAAAGCTCGCTGGCAATTCATGCAGGTATTATGCACTAGGCTAGATTAGAAGACTGGTTTTAAGAATGGTTTTAAGTTCTGCCTTTCATGAttagtcttaaaaaaaaagttcaattagttgtgtcaaactccagtccatgTGGGCTGCAGTGTCCCTCAAGGAGATATTTGTGTTTTCAATCAGAGCCAaataaggccttgagaacaagatgTGTGGAATCTTTCCAATTCAACAATTTCAATGAATCACTGCTCCTAAAATATACCAAAGACCAGCAGGACTGGAATTCTGATGCATGAGTGCGGACCACAATGAAATAAATTGTGGAGTTTGATCCATCTTAGAGATTCTCATTGTTCTGCACAACTCAGGATTCTCTGACTGAAACTGGCGTGGATTTTAAGGATGAATGTCAGGCATTATTGTTATAATCACCTTCATgatcatccattatctaaccagcTCGTTCTTGGTCAGGTTCGTGGGGGAGAGGCAGGagtataccctggacaggttgcagggcccacacaccattGGATGCGCTTGTTTATTGACACCCAGTACCCTCCCAGTCACATGACGGGCGGGGACCAGGAAGGGTGTCGACATCACCTCTTGTTGCTGCTGCAGTGGAGCTGGAAGACCTCCTGCTGGGACAGCCCGGTTCATAACTGAGTGAGCGCTCCTGCCAGCCTCCACGTCATCCTGCAAACGGGAAACCCTAATCGAGCtcacaactcacacactcatacctacagtcaACCGAGCCTGTCAAATTAACCCATCCTGaatgtcttcggactgtgggaggaaacccacccaGTGCCTTCTTGCTGTGAGTCGACACtgctacccacagcaccacCATGCTGCctatcatcattatcataatAATTGCATAATGAATCCACATATTTACAAAGGCACAACACTGTCTGACCTATGCGGTTTTCTGGAGTTTGATATATAATAATGACTCTGGGAAGtggtttaaattattaaataaaagggAGGATGAAAATAGACTGAATGAGGACTGGTCATTCATCTTGAGTGGAGGTGCACTAGCACTCTAATAGTCTCTGATGACTTGGGGAGGCAGTGCTGCGTTGGGTTGCTGTGGGCCCCTGCTCTGCTGCAGTCttccatgctgatggatggggtgtgtgtggagacactgCTGCATTCACCAGAACAACAAGTGATATATCGCTGAGTAATTCCTTGAGAGGTTTATATTGATTGGCCAGAGCTGGGCTCAGGGTTACATCCTTTTAAGTAAACTCAACCTATTTATTGCATTGGTTTGTTTGGCTTAATGTACAAGATTTTTATTACCAGGGACAACTTAACATCTGCAATCCATTCTGATGGCTTTTACTGATGCATAACAAGGAGCCTACTTAGACAGTACCATCCCCAGTAGCGCAGAGCCTTACAGTCTGTCCAAGTTTTTGAgtcattgaataaaataatgtaacttCTTACCCTTGTCATAGGCTGAAGCGAAGCAAGGGTAATCTAAATGAGGGCTTGTTCTCAgcacaggcccttaaccctgcattgctccaggggaagattgtctcctgcttagtctaatcaactgtacgtcgctctggataagagcgtctgccaaatgccaataatgtaatgtaatgaaagaaacaataaatacataaataattattctgtcatcATGTGAACTGAGGAGCAAAGATAAGTAATGCCTCTTGGCTTGTGTGTCAATGAAGAATATGTGATTTTCTTTGATCCCAAAAAGgcgttaaaaaaaacattaacaatttAATGGGTTAAGTTGAAAAAGcctaaattactttttttctctatctctatctgaTTCATAGGCAAACTGCTAAACTGACTCATTACTTTAGAGAACAGCTGTTGTCTCCATGCAGTTTTCACTGAAAGGTAAGTACTGTGTTTGCCAAACCCTATAATAGAACACTGTTTCAGA
The sequence above is a segment of the Conger conger chromosome 4, fConCon1.1, whole genome shotgun sequence genome. Coding sequences within it:
- the LOC133127298 gene encoding OTU domain-containing protein 1, whose amino-acid sequence is MQLYSSMLTHYPGSSRKVSISIACVNNNLPGTAATNILLVNRTDGQSSTVRIEDSLSKASATNMPALSCYEAVSTKPTCYTSTAEIIVTRPSGVERSVPIHIVKESRNKWVPSVTYFQGSPCPVRDGENSFNSDAGLIEDIMDHMQSGVDVFDEYQKVLENNLINTDRKSDGKCYSKYDVMGSESELCQRDSYKSDCRNTPEILEVKVNHIVRGSPEVTDSRNNRIEQQEPQRSIEENRQTQETPVPNLYSLQKTSQSATENRTEINVRVTHYLAEVEKQNKYLQERSKYRFHIIPDGNCLYRAVCKAVYGDQAMHKELREQTLHHIADHLDEFNPIIEGDVGEFLINAAQDGAWAGYPELLAMSQMLNINIHLTTGGSLESPTVSTMVHYLGEEDTSKASIWLSWLSNGHYDVLFDRCLANPEYESWCRQSQVQRRRDEELAKSMAASLSKMYIEQNGSS